From Pseudoleptotrichia goodfellowii, a single genomic window includes:
- a CDS encoding ABC transporter ATP-binding protein: protein MNEKILEVKDLSVSFNTYAGEVKALRNISFSVSRGETLAIVGESGSGKSVTVQTVMRLIPMPPGEIKSGEILFDGEDLVKVSDERMRQLRGGKIGMIFQDPMTSLNPSIRVGKQIMEGILIHKKVSKKEAEKQAVEMLRKVGIPKPEERFKQYPHEYSGGMRQRAVIAIALSCEPDLLICDEPTTALDVTIQAQILDLINELKKELNIGVILITHDLGVVAETSDRVVVMYAGEKLEEAPVKELFKNPKHPYTWGLLKSLPRLDMASNERLSSIPGTPPDLLNPPVGDPFAPRSEYAMKIDYEKKPPMIDLGNGHFVKSWLYVKGAPEIKSPFEKEKGGK from the coding sequence ATGAATGAAAAAATATTGGAAGTAAAAGATTTAAGCGTTTCTTTTAATACATATGCAGGAGAAGTAAAAGCATTGAGAAATATAAGCTTTTCAGTGAGCAGAGGGGAAACCCTCGCGATAGTGGGAGAATCAGGATCGGGAAAATCCGTTACGGTTCAGACTGTTATGAGGCTCATACCTATGCCGCCGGGAGAAATAAAAAGCGGTGAGATATTATTTGACGGAGAGGATCTCGTAAAAGTTTCCGACGAGAGAATGAGACAGTTGAGAGGGGGAAAAATAGGAATGATATTTCAGGATCCTATGACTTCTCTGAATCCTTCAATAAGAGTCGGAAAGCAGATAATGGAGGGCATTCTCATTCATAAAAAAGTGAGTAAAAAGGAAGCTGAAAAACAGGCTGTGGAAATGTTGAGAAAAGTAGGAATACCTAAACCTGAAGAAAGATTTAAGCAGTATCCTCACGAGTATTCGGGAGGGATGCGGCAAAGAGCGGTCATTGCTATTGCTTTGTCATGTGAGCCTGATTTACTCATATGTGACGAGCCTACAACGGCACTTGATGTTACGATACAGGCACAAATACTGGATTTGATAAATGAATTGAAAAAAGAATTAAATATAGGTGTAATACTTATTACACACGATTTGGGAGTAGTTGCCGAAACTTCCGACAGAGTTGTAGTTATGTATGCGGGAGAAAAGCTGGAAGAAGCACCTGTAAAAGAGCTGTTTAAAAATCCTAAACATCCTTATACATGGGGACTGTTAAAATCGTTGCCGAGGCTGGATATGGCAAGTAACGAAAGACTTTCCTCAATACCGGGAACACCTCCCGATTTATTAAATCCTCCTGTGGGAGATCCTTTTGCACCGAGATCCGAATATGCGATGAAAATAGATTATGAGAAAAAGCCGCCTATGATAGACTTGGGAAATGGACATTTTGTGAAATCATGGCTTTATGTAAAAGGAGCTCCTGAAATAAAATCTCCTTTTGAAAAAGAAAAAGGAGGAAAATAG
- a CDS encoding ABC transporter permease, translated as MENTQFEKDTVLKNDIENTGFIPASEFQIVGADTAQSEVIYKPSLTFWQDGWRRFKKNKLALTFLGIMLIFIFLAIFGQKMTKFLYSDQNLPEKFLNPFQGFKKGHYLGTDALGRDLFARLSQGIRVSVELSVITAIICVIFGTIYGAISGYLGGIVDVIMTRIVEVIMTIPSMIYIILLMVVMGNSIKTIIIAMSLTRWLNYSLLVRGEVLKIKQNEFVLASKSLGGNFVWITLKHLIPNTLSVIIIRLTTDIPNIIFTEAFLSFIGLGVPIPQASLGNLVYDGNANMVSYPYLFIIPAVVISLITLSFNIVGDAINDALNPKLRS; from the coding sequence ATGGAAAATACTCAATTTGAAAAAGATACGGTATTAAAAAATGATATTGAAAATACCGGCTTTATTCCTGCATCGGAGTTTCAAATAGTGGGAGCTGACACCGCTCAAAGCGAAGTAATTTATAAGCCGAGTTTGACTTTTTGGCAGGACGGTTGGAGAAGATTTAAAAAAAATAAACTGGCTTTGACATTTTTGGGAATAATGTTAATCTTTATATTTTTGGCTATATTCGGTCAAAAAATGACAAAGTTTTTATACAGTGATCAGAATTTACCCGAAAAATTTTTAAATCCTTTTCAGGGATTTAAAAAAGGGCATTATCTCGGGACCGATGCTTTGGGAAGAGATTTATTTGCGAGGCTTTCTCAAGGTATAAGAGTTTCTGTGGAATTATCAGTAATAACTGCTATAATATGCGTAATTTTCGGAACAATTTACGGTGCAATATCAGGGTACTTAGGCGGAATAGTTGACGTGATAATGACAAGAATAGTGGAAGTTATAATGACTATACCTTCAATGATTTATATTATACTGCTTATGGTTGTTATGGGAAACAGCATAAAAACTATTATAATAGCAATGTCTTTAACGAGATGGCTGAATTATTCACTTCTTGTGAGAGGAGAAGTTCTTAAAATAAAGCAGAATGAATTTGTTCTGGCATCAAAATCTCTCGGAGGAAATTTTGTGTGGATTACGCTGAAGCACTTGATTCCCAATACATTGAGTGTGATAATAATAAGACTTACAACGGATATACCCAATATTATATTTACAGAGGCATTTTTAAGTTTTATAGGTCTTGGAGTTCCTATTCCTCAGGCATCTTTAGGAAATCTTGTATACGACGGTAATGCCAATATGGTGTCTTATCCGTATCTGTTTATTATACCGGCTGTAGTTATTTCCCTCATAACTTTGTCGTTTAATATAGTGGGAGATGCTATTAATGATGCGTTAAATCCTAAGTTGAGATCTTAA
- a CDS encoding ABC transporter permease: protein MNNVLKFLVNRILMGLVTLWLVITITFFLLHLLPGDPFQSEKEVSPQIKENLMAKYHLDKPLGVQYVEYLKNVTKGDLGLSMKERGRTVNEIIADSFPTSADLGMRAVLFALITGIPLGIIAALNRGKYQDKLAMIIAVIGISVPSFVMAGLMQRYFVDIHNNVLIENRFLPEFLRIKISGWDEPSKRILPVVALGLYTVALIARLLREKMIEVMGQDYIRLAVAKGVKPSNIVWKHALRNAILPVVTVMGPTIAAVLTGSFVIENMFTIPGLGKYYIDSINERDYTMVLGVTIFYAAFLILMMIITDIVYVLVDPKIKLGKGAEV, encoded by the coding sequence ATGAATAATGTTTTAAAATTTTTAGTAAATAGAATATTAATGGGACTTGTTACATTATGGCTTGTAATAACTATAACATTTTTTTTACTTCATTTGCTGCCGGGAGATCCGTTTCAGAGTGAAAAAGAAGTTTCACCTCAGATTAAAGAAAACCTTATGGCAAAATATCACCTGGATAAGCCGTTGGGAGTTCAGTATGTGGAATATTTAAAAAATGTTACAAAAGGAGATCTCGGACTGTCCATGAAAGAAAGAGGAAGAACTGTTAATGAAATTATAGCCGACAGTTTTCCTACATCTGCCGATTTGGGAATGAGAGCTGTATTATTTGCATTGATTACAGGAATACCTTTAGGAATAATCGCCGCTTTAAACAGAGGAAAATATCAGGACAAGTTGGCAATGATAATAGCTGTCATCGGAATATCCGTACCCAGCTTTGTAATGGCGGGACTGATGCAGAGATATTTTGTGGACATTCATAATAATGTTCTCATTGAAAACAGATTTTTACCCGAATTTTTAAGAATTAAAATATCGGGATGGGACGAGCCGAGTAAAAGGATATTACCTGTAGTAGCTTTGGGGCTTTATACAGTAGCCTTGATAGCAAGACTTTTAAGAGAAAAAATGATAGAAGTAATGGGGCAGGATTATATAAGACTTGCAGTGGCAAAAGGCGTAAAACCGTCAAATATAGTGTGGAAACACGCTTTGAGAAATGCCATACTTCCTGTAGTTACTGTAATGGGTCCGACTATTGCTGCGGTTTTGACAGGTTCTTTTGTAATTGAAAATATGTTTACTATACCGGGACTCGGCAAATATTATATAGACAGTATAAATGAGAGAGATTATACAATGGTATTGGGAGTAACTATCTTTTATGCGGCATTTTTAATATTAATGATGATAATAACAGATATAGTTTATGTGTTGGTAGATCCTAAAATAAAACTCGGGAAAGGAGCGGAAGTATAA
- a CDS encoding NAD(P)H-dependent oxidoreductase, translating to MKEKNKEILEAFNYRYACKKFNKDKKVSDEDFATIIESARLSPSSFGLEPWKFLLLKNEKMKEDFKEFAWGGINSLNGASHIVIVLAKKGVTADSKHMAHMLRDVKKVSGEVENIIKEEFHDFQKNQFKLLENERVLFDWASKQTYIALGNMMTTAAFLGIDSCAIEGFEKDKAEKYLSEKGLLNTDEYGMSYMVSFGYRDEEQPVKIRQQLSEVFEVIE from the coding sequence ATGAAAGAGAAAAACAAAGAAATATTGGAAGCATTTAATTACAGATATGCCTGTAAAAAATTCAATAAAGATAAAAAAGTAAGCGATGAGGATTTTGCAACTATTATAGAATCGGCAAGACTGTCGCCGAGTTCTTTCGGACTGGAGCCTTGGAAATTTTTATTGTTGAAAAACGAAAAAATGAAAGAAGATTTTAAAGAATTTGCATGGGGGGGCATAAACAGCCTGAACGGAGCAAGTCATATAGTGATAGTGTTGGCAAAAAAAGGAGTTACTGCAGACAGTAAACATATGGCACATATGCTGAGAGATGTAAAAAAAGTTTCCGGAGAAGTCGAAAATATTATAAAAGAGGAATTTCATGACTTTCAGAAAAATCAATTTAAACTTCTTGAAAATGAAAGAGTATTATTTGACTGGGCTTCAAAACAGACTTATATAGCTCTCGGCAATATGATGACTACTGCTGCCTTTTTGGGAATAGACAGTTGTGCTATCGAAGGATTTGAAAAAGATAAGGCTGAGAAATATTTAAGTGAAAAAGGACTTTTAAATACTGATGAATACGGAATGTCCTATATGGTAAGTTTCGGATATCGTGATGAAGAGCAGCCTGTAAAAATAAGACAGCAACTTTCAGAAGTGTTTGAAGTTATTGAATAA
- a CDS encoding peptide ABC transporter substrate-binding protein, giving the protein MKKILLILTIVIFVLSCGGSKTGKGSTLVLNSGSSPDSIDPQLTTGISGGTVDDLIMQGLLRKDKDGKSVEGLAEKWDVSPDGLKWTFHLRKGLKWSNGDPITANDFRAGWIRALDPKTAAGNANMLFMIKNAEEFNGGKATADQVGIKVIDNETLEVELSKPTPYFDDLLTFKAYMPLNEKFYKETGEKYFTEADKTISSGPYILKSWKSGKDAVLEKNPDYWDAANVKVDKIVLKFTEDTNASFSAFKNKELDVTKITYQQVKEMNNDPRLVSANDGGVWYLLFNTKVKPLNNAKIRKAIVMAINRKELVENILENSERYTEKFVPAGIGIKGLEKDFSEEVPTVAPAFNVEEAKKLLAEGLKEEGLSKFPDTEIIFGDSGNVKLIAEYIQESLRKNLGVEFKLSGMTGKERVARSKKRDYAITIHNWTGDFLDPITYLDLFDSKNPNNRGDFTNAKYDALVNIAKSTADPKVRIPAMIEMEKIISEEVPVGILFQRKKTYLVDPKVKGLGFVAIGGEFNFNNLVIEK; this is encoded by the coding sequence ATGAAAAAAATATTGTTAATATTGACAATAGTAATATTTGTTCTGTCTTGCGGGGGAAGTAAGACGGGAAAAGGAAGTACACTTGTTTTAAATTCAGGATCTTCGCCTGATTCTATAGATCCTCAGTTGACAACAGGAATTTCAGGTGGAACGGTAGACGACCTTATAATGCAGGGGTTACTGAGAAAAGACAAAGACGGAAAATCCGTAGAAGGATTAGCTGAAAAATGGGATGTCAGTCCTGACGGTTTGAAATGGACTTTTCATTTGAGAAAAGGTTTAAAATGGTCAAACGGAGATCCGATTACTGCTAATGATTTCAGAGCAGGATGGATAAGAGCGTTGGACCCTAAAACAGCTGCAGGAAATGCAAACATGCTGTTTATGATAAAAAATGCCGAAGAATTTAACGGAGGAAAAGCAACTGCCGATCAGGTGGGTATAAAAGTTATTGATAATGAAACATTGGAAGTGGAATTGAGCAAGCCTACTCCTTATTTTGATGATTTGCTTACATTTAAAGCGTACATGCCTTTAAATGAGAAATTTTACAAGGAAACAGGGGAAAAATACTTTACTGAAGCTGATAAAACAATATCTTCAGGGCCTTATATCTTGAAATCGTGGAAATCTGGAAAAGATGCCGTATTGGAAAAAAATCCTGATTATTGGGATGCGGCTAATGTAAAAGTTGATAAAATAGTATTGAAATTTACCGAAGATACGAACGCTTCATTCAGTGCATTCAAAAACAAAGAGTTGGATGTTACAAAGATAACTTATCAACAAGTAAAAGAAATGAACAATGATCCGAGACTGGTAAGTGCCAATGACGGAGGAGTGTGGTATTTACTGTTCAATACTAAAGTAAAACCTTTAAATAATGCGAAAATAAGAAAAGCAATCGTTATGGCAATAAACAGAAAAGAACTTGTAGAAAATATTTTGGAAAATTCCGAAAGATATACGGAAAAATTTGTTCCGGCAGGAATAGGAATAAAAGGACTTGAAAAAGACTTTTCCGAAGAAGTGCCTACAGTTGCTCCTGCGTTCAATGTCGAAGAAGCTAAAAAACTGTTAGCTGAAGGACTTAAAGAAGAAGGACTTTCAAAATTTCCTGATACGGAAATAATATTCGGAGACAGTGGAAACGTAAAATTAATTGCCGAATATATACAGGAAAGTTTAAGAAAAAATCTCGGAGTAGAGTTTAAACTAAGCGGAATGACAGGAAAAGAAAGAGTTGCAAGATCTAAAAAAAGAGATTACGCTATAACAATACATAACTGGACAGGAGATTTTTTGGATCCTATAACTTATCTTGATTTGTTTGACAGTAAAAATCCGAACAATCGTGGAGATTTTACCAATGCAAAATATGATGCACTTGTGAACATAGCTAAAAGCACTGCAGATCCTAAAGTAAGAATACCTGCTATGATAGAAATGGAAAAAATAATTTCCGAAGAAGTACCTGTGGGAATATTATTCCAAAGAAAGAAAACATACCTTGTGGATCCTAAAGTAAAAGGATTGGGATTTGTTGCTATAGGCGGAGAATTTAACTTTAACAATTTGGTAATAGAAAAATAA
- a CDS encoding DUF4097 family beta strand repeat-containing protein translates to MFKKRLNILILVLIVITLFSAVILTPIFIFKKNIFTSDTRSRKTFTKEINSNEIKNLSINTDVANLHIKKHNKENFYIEYYAYKNSKFSVEENSLTELKIETLSKQNNSQNVYMKVYCPVSFKGNLKVKNDVGSIEIDGNYQNLNTVNNVGTMSVKGNYTSVVLQSDLGDISGDFSADSFDISGNTGDIDIKLLKISEGIYNIKSDMGDISLTLPKDPDINLTANTKIGDIHVNKGFIKSLSSYNIKNSNNELIIKNKKGKANININSNSSGDIKIK, encoded by the coding sequence ATGTTCAAAAAGAGATTGAATATTTTAATACTTGTATTGATAGTAATCACATTATTTTCAGCGGTAATTTTAACTCCGATATTTATTTTTAAGAAAAATATTTTTACATCCGATACACGTAGCAGAAAAACTTTTACTAAAGAGATAAACTCAAATGAAATCAAAAATTTATCAATAAATACCGATGTTGCAAATTTACATATTAAAAAGCATAACAAAGAAAATTTTTATATTGAATATTATGCTTATAAAAATTCAAAATTCAGTGTTGAGGAAAATTCTTTAACCGAATTAAAGATAGAAACTTTGTCTAAACAGAATAACTCTCAAAATGTCTATATGAAAGTATATTGTCCTGTAAGTTTTAAAGGAAATCTGAAAGTAAAAAATGATGTCGGAAGCATTGAAATAGATGGAAACTACCAAAATTTGAATACTGTAAATAATGTAGGTACTATGTCTGTGAAAGGAAATTATACTTCTGTTGTACTGCAAAGTGATTTAGGCGATATTTCAGGAGACTTCAGTGCGGATTCTTTTGATATTTCAGGAAATACCGGTGATATAGATATAAAACTTTTAAAAATATCTGAAGGAATCTATAACATTAAAAGCGACATGGGAGATATTTCTCTAACACTTCCGAAAGATCCTGATATCAATCTGACTGCAAACACAAAGATTGGAGATATACATGTTAATAAGGGCTTTATCAAAAGTCTAAGCTCCTATAATATTAAAAACAGTAATAATGAGTTAATAATTAAAAACAAAAAAGGAAAAGCAAATATCAACATTAACAGTAATTCATCAGGAGATATTAAAATAAAGTAG
- a CDS encoding ABC transporter ATP-binding protein, giving the protein MSNTKEKMIEIINLKKYFPMKKRQVLKAVDNVTMDVYKGEVLSLVGESGSGKTTLGRTLSILYPKTAGKIILDGRSTDDYKTKEFTKKVQMIFQDPQASLNPRMTVGDIIAEGIDIHKLASSKKERMEKVYNLLEIVGLNREHASRFPHEFSGGQRQRIGIARALAVDPEVLICDEPISALDVSIQAQVVNLLKDLQKERNLTLLFIAHDLSMVKYISDRVAVMYRGKVVELGEPDAVYNDPIHSYTKSLLSAVPVADPTYNKREKVVMEEDYLRDPVGDISDINKIPEKPELTEYKPGHFVETSFLEEHKLI; this is encoded by the coding sequence ATGTCAAATACCAAAGAAAAAATGATAGAAATAATAAATCTGAAAAAATATTTTCCGATGAAAAAAAGGCAAGTTCTTAAAGCGGTAGACAATGTAACTATGGATGTTTATAAAGGAGAAGTTCTAAGTCTGGTAGGAGAATCAGGATCGGGAAAAACAACTCTCGGAAGAACGTTAAGTATACTTTATCCTAAAACTGCGGGGAAAATAATACTGGACGGAAGATCGACCGATGATTATAAAACAAAGGAGTTTACAAAAAAAGTACAGATGATATTTCAGGATCCTCAGGCTTCTCTAAATCCGAGAATGACTGTAGGAGATATTATTGCCGAGGGAATAGACATACATAAACTGGCATCATCAAAAAAAGAAAGAATGGAAAAAGTTTATAATTTACTGGAAATAGTAGGACTTAACAGGGAGCATGCAAGCAGATTTCCCCATGAATTTTCGGGGGGACAAAGACAAAGGATAGGAATAGCGAGGGCTTTGGCTGTAGACCCTGAAGTTCTTATATGCGACGAGCCGATTTCGGCCCTTGATGTGTCTATTCAGGCACAGGTTGTAAATCTTTTAAAAGATTTGCAAAAAGAAAGAAATTTGACACTGTTATTCATCGCACATGATCTGTCTATGGTTAAATATATTTCCGACAGAGTAGCTGTAATGTATAGAGGGAAAGTAGTGGAACTGGGAGAGCCTGATGCAGTTTACAATGATCCGATACACAGTTACACAAAATCATTACTGTCGGCGGTGCCTGTAGCCGACCCTACATACAATAAAAGAGAAAAAGTCGTAATGGAAGAGGATTACTTAAGAGATCCTGTAGGAGACATATCGGATATAAATAAAATACCTGAAAAACCCGAACTTACAGAATACAAGCCGGGACATTTTGTGGAAACTTCTTTTTTGGAAGAACATAAGTTAATATAA
- a CDS encoding 2'-5' RNA ligase family protein, which yields MKKFLLLIFMTLGLNIFANVNYNVFVTLDNAAKQNVESISAGLKNEGIDSLYSKGYVIHMTLYLTEYKPEALKKIKEIVNKIGKETRPFDVNFYRLRKTGGNWFMLDAENNDTIQGLADEITVSLNKYRAKDAHVPDWAKSIPEKVKSFNLYGSPNVFTSFDPHITLLTPEDPAKIDAFVSKYTFKPFKARVTGIGIAQVDDLGQAKNVIYSVKFK from the coding sequence ATGAAAAAATTTTTATTGTTAATTTTCATGACATTAGGTTTAAATATCTTTGCCAATGTAAATTACAACGTTTTTGTGACATTGGACAATGCTGCAAAACAAAATGTGGAAAGTATTTCTGCAGGACTTAAAAACGAAGGGATAGACAGTCTTTATTCCAAAGGTTATGTCATTCATATGACCCTTTATCTGACTGAATACAAACCTGAAGCTTTGAAAAAAATAAAAGAAATTGTAAATAAAATAGGAAAAGAAACAAGACCTTTTGACGTAAATTTTTACAGACTTAGAAAAACAGGCGGAAACTGGTTTATGCTTGATGCTGAAAACAATGACACTATACAGGGCTTGGCAGATGAAATAACTGTAAGTCTTAACAAATATCGTGCAAAAGATGCACACGTTCCCGACTGGGCAAAATCCATACCGGAAAAAGTAAAATCATTTAATTTATACGGTTCTCCCAATGTTTTCACAAGTTTTGATCCTCATATAACTTTGCTTACTCCTGAAGATCCGGCTAAAATAGATGCTTTTGTTTCAAAATATACTTTCAAGCCTTTTAAAGCGAGAGTTACAGGAATAGGAATAGCTCAAGTTGATGATTTGGGACAGGCTAAAAACGTTATTTATTCTGTTAAATTTAAATAA